Proteins co-encoded in one Opitutus terrae PB90-1 genomic window:
- a CDS encoding NADH-quinone oxidoreductase subunit A, whose translation MIFPLVTAAVLGPIISVMGVAAYSAFLIQVLLAAGITGLVVGASHFFGQRGKHSPTKDSAYECGIPSHGAIHTRFSVKFYVTALLFMLFDLEVVILVPWTFIYREFLANNIAILGPVLFFLGVLVLGLAYEVKKGALEWER comes from the coding sequence ATGATTTTCCCGCTTGTCACTGCTGCGGTGCTGGGACCAATTATTTCCGTCATGGGCGTCGCCGCGTATTCCGCATTTCTGATTCAGGTGCTGCTCGCCGCCGGGATCACCGGGCTGGTGGTGGGCGCGAGTCATTTTTTTGGACAGCGCGGCAAGCATTCGCCGACGAAGGATTCCGCCTACGAGTGCGGCATTCCGTCGCACGGAGCGATCCACACGCGGTTCTCGGTGAAGTTCTACGTCACCGCGCTGCTGTTCATGCTCTTCGATCTGGAAGTGGTGATCCTGGTCCCGTGGACCTTCATTTATCGCGAATTTCTGGCCAACAACATCGCCATTCTGGGCCCAGTGCTCTTCTTCCTTGGCGTGCTCGTGCTCGGGCTGGCCTATGAGGTGAAGAAGGGCGCGCTCGAGTGGGAGCGGTGA
- a CDS encoding Mrp/NBP35 family ATP-binding protein, giving the protein MTSEQIKEHLKQVKYPGFSRDIVSFGLVRSAALVDGTAKVSLAITTSDPKVPLHLKKEVDHCLRALPGVKDTIIDVAVTATRAPATPANQPGATAAGARTIRHAVAIGSGKGGVGKSTFAVNLACALAQLLAAQGRPGRVGLMDCDIYGPSVPLMMGLDGRPEIEGEGADAMLVPMERHGVKVMSMGFLVDDDTPVVWRGPMIMKTVQQFVQNVKWGELDVLLVDLPPGTGDAQLSLVQTLPLDGAIIVTTPQPAATNVARKGGLMFQKVNVPLLGVAENMSYFLDPAGGQHEVFGSGGGIITAEKLGTTLLGRVPLITAIREGGDAGRPVVVQAPDSAAGQTFRTIADALLHRLAQPVPPRM; this is encoded by the coding sequence GTGACCTCCGAGCAAATCAAAGAGCATCTCAAGCAGGTTAAATATCCGGGTTTCAGCCGTGACATCGTCTCGTTCGGACTCGTGCGCAGCGCCGCGCTGGTGGACGGCACGGCCAAAGTCTCGCTCGCGATCACGACCAGCGACCCGAAGGTGCCGCTGCATCTGAAGAAGGAGGTGGATCATTGCCTGCGCGCGCTGCCCGGCGTGAAGGACACGATCATCGACGTTGCCGTGACCGCGACCCGTGCGCCGGCGACTCCCGCCAACCAGCCCGGAGCCACGGCGGCCGGCGCACGCACGATCCGCCACGCGGTCGCGATCGGTTCCGGCAAAGGCGGCGTGGGCAAGAGCACCTTCGCGGTGAATCTTGCCTGCGCGCTTGCCCAACTCCTCGCCGCGCAGGGCCGGCCGGGGCGCGTGGGCTTGATGGACTGCGACATCTACGGCCCGAGTGTGCCGCTGATGATGGGGCTCGACGGCCGACCGGAGATCGAAGGCGAAGGCGCCGACGCGATGCTGGTGCCGATGGAGCGCCACGGCGTGAAGGTGATGAGCATGGGCTTTCTGGTGGACGACGACACGCCGGTGGTCTGGCGCGGGCCGATGATCATGAAAACCGTCCAGCAGTTCGTGCAGAACGTGAAGTGGGGCGAACTCGACGTGCTGCTCGTCGACCTGCCGCCCGGCACGGGCGATGCCCAGCTCTCGCTCGTGCAAACCCTGCCGCTCGACGGCGCGATCATCGTCACCACGCCGCAACCCGCGGCGACCAATGTCGCGCGCAAGGGCGGGCTGATGTTTCAGAAGGTTAACGTGCCGCTGCTCGGCGTCGCGGAGAACATGAGCTACTTCCTCGATCCCGCCGGCGGACAGCACGAGGTGTTCGGCAGTGGTGGCGGCATCATCACGGCGGAGAAGCTCGGCACGACGCTGCTGGGCCGCGTGCCGTTGATCACCGCGATTCGCGAGGGCGGCGACGCGGGCCGGCCCGTGGTCGTGCAGGCGCCGGACAGCGCGGCCGGCCAGACCTTTCGCACGATCGCGGACGCGCTGCTGCACCGCCTCGCGCAGCCCGTTCCGCCCCGGATGTGA
- the rpmG gene encoding 50S ribosomal protein L33, producing the protein MQELVTLECTEARKEGKPVSRYLTTRNKKTVTERIEKKKYNPHLKRHTLHKEIK; encoded by the coding sequence ATGCAAGAACTCGTCACGTTGGAATGCACCGAAGCCCGCAAGGAAGGTAAACCCGTCTCCCGCTATCTCACCACCCGGAACAAGAAGACGGTGACCGAGCGCATCGAGAAGAAGAAATACAATCCGCACCTGAAGCGGCACACGCTGCACAAGGAGATCAAGTAA
- a CDS encoding superoxide dismutase gives MAYELPKLPYAYDALVPHIDAKTMEIHHTKHHQAYITNANNALKDHPDLAALDVNELLKNLAKVPEAIRTAVRNNAGGHSNHSFFWKILGPGKGGAPKGKLAAAIDSQLGGFAKFKEDFGKAAATRFGSGWAWLIVGADGKLAVGSTANQDSPLMGKAVAGIEGQPVLGLDVWEHAYYLNYQNRRPDYVTAWWNVVDWDAAEANYTAAGGK, from the coding sequence ATGGCATACGAACTCCCGAAACTGCCCTACGCCTACGATGCCCTCGTTCCGCACATCGATGCGAAGACGATGGAGATTCACCACACCAAGCATCACCAGGCGTATATCACCAACGCGAACAATGCGCTGAAGGACCATCCCGATCTCGCCGCGCTCGACGTCAACGAGTTGCTCAAAAATCTCGCGAAGGTTCCCGAGGCGATCCGGACCGCCGTGCGCAACAACGCAGGCGGTCACTCGAACCACTCCTTCTTCTGGAAGATTCTCGGCCCCGGCAAGGGCGGTGCGCCGAAGGGCAAGCTCGCCGCGGCGATCGACTCCCAGCTTGGCGGCTTCGCGAAATTCAAGGAGGACTTCGGCAAGGCGGCGGCCACCCGCTTCGGCTCCGGCTGGGCATGGCTCATCGTGGGCGCCGACGGCAAGCTGGCGGTCGGCTCGACGGCCAACCAGGATAGCCCGCTCATGGGCAAGGCCGTCGCCGGGATTGAAGGCCAGCCGGTCCTCGGTCTCGACGTCTGGGAACACGCGTACTATCTGAACTACCAGAACCGCCGCCCCGATTACGTCACCGCCTGGTGGAACGTCGTCGATTGGGATGCCGCCGAGGCGAACTACACCGCTGCGGGCGGAAAGTAA
- a CDS encoding diadenylate cyclase, protein MRLEKVIARSRIIDLHSLDLEGALQELLAVCVKQFPDLKPDALMKGLLARESTMTTYLGLGVALPHVRVKMPRRYILAIGRSRAGIKHDGAIGDERVRLIVMLIAGEKARDYLQVLATIARQVKEPELVDALVHAPDLDALHEQLVGGFGGIRPVQAQQNRINRLMLREAERVAKGADCRALLVFGDTFVGGIESAGLRTRLKTILVTRNPVESGEDRREFAETIQVRSFSSHRMAQLRSAILVAVTRGVIRFTDRVCCIGGMTGSNQFDTLIVVDIEREFQTLLTGSNDLLPEDVKPEVLERVIAVATELAVEGREGRPVGCLFVIGDNERVSTLTKPLVLNPFFGYKEEDRNILNPFMDETVKEFSSIDGAFIIRGDGVVESAGSLIQATDRDHALPSGLGSRHAAAAAISVAAHCISIVVSSSTGQVTLFRRGVMLPLMEKRR, encoded by the coding sequence ATGCGTCTCGAAAAAGTCATTGCGCGCAGCCGGATCATCGACCTGCACAGTCTGGATCTCGAGGGCGCACTGCAGGAACTGCTCGCCGTCTGCGTCAAACAGTTTCCCGACCTGAAGCCCGACGCGCTGATGAAGGGGTTGCTCGCGCGCGAGAGTACGATGACGACCTACCTCGGGCTCGGCGTCGCCCTGCCGCACGTGCGCGTGAAGATGCCGCGGCGCTACATTCTCGCCATCGGGCGCAGTCGCGCGGGCATCAAGCACGACGGCGCCATCGGCGACGAGCGCGTCCGGCTCATCGTGATGCTGATCGCGGGCGAGAAGGCCCGCGATTATCTGCAGGTACTGGCGACGATCGCGCGGCAGGTGAAGGAGCCGGAGCTGGTCGACGCGCTGGTGCATGCGCCGGATCTGGACGCGCTGCACGAGCAGCTGGTCGGCGGGTTCGGCGGCATCCGTCCGGTGCAGGCGCAGCAGAACCGGATCAACCGGCTGATGCTGCGCGAGGCGGAGCGCGTGGCGAAGGGCGCCGACTGTCGCGCCCTGCTCGTCTTCGGCGATACCTTCGTCGGCGGCATCGAATCCGCCGGGTTGCGCACGCGGCTCAAGACGATCCTGGTCACGCGCAATCCGGTCGAGTCGGGCGAGGACCGGCGGGAGTTTGCCGAGACGATCCAGGTGCGGTCGTTCTCGAGTCACCGCATGGCGCAGCTGCGCAGCGCGATCCTCGTGGCGGTGACGCGCGGCGTGATTCGATTCACGGACCGCGTATGCTGCATTGGCGGCATGACGGGCAGCAACCAGTTCGACACGCTCATCGTCGTGGACATCGAGCGCGAGTTTCAGACGCTGCTGACCGGCTCAAACGACCTGCTGCCCGAGGACGTGAAGCCCGAGGTGCTCGAGCGCGTGATTGCGGTCGCGACGGAGCTGGCGGTCGAGGGGCGCGAAGGCCGGCCGGTGGGCTGCCTGTTCGTCATCGGCGACAACGAGCGCGTGTCCACGCTGACCAAGCCGCTCGTGCTGAACCCATTTTTCGGCTACAAGGAGGAGGATCGCAACATCCTGAATCCCTTCATGGACGAAACCGTGAAGGAGTTTTCCTCGATCGACGGCGCGTTCATCATTCGCGGCGACGGGGTGGTGGAGTCGGCCGGCAGCCTCATCCAGGCGACCGATCGGGATCACGCGTTGCCGAGCGGGCTGGGCAGCCGGCATGCGGCGGCGGCGGCGATCAGCGTGGCCGCGCATTGCATTTCAATCGTGGTGTCTTCGAGCACGGGTCAGGTAACGCTGTTCCGGCGCGGCGTGATGCTGCCATTGATGGAAAAGCGGAGGTAA
- a CDS encoding PD40 domain-containing protein, translated as MQKFLRLALLFTALLSPVFAQRDIGYVDVVAEKNTLPVRVSANEPELNRLALQAFGAHGRYRVTASSYQFDIRFSVVTANQVRVDITRGSGGTPVASQVFSGANARQALLHAADFAVEQTNGMGLKGFFTAQLAFIGERTGKKEVYTADLFFGGAKQITRDNALALMPRWAPDGNRLLYTSFFKSGFPDIFQIDLSTYQRTTFVSFKGTNSGARFSPNGQQVAMVLSGEGTPEIYLSNAQGRQVSRKTRSDAVKSSPCFSPDGSRIVFAMEPGPQLYVMSVAGGVPSRITSGISRYCAEPDWSRANPNKIAFTMRAGGYQIGVLDLSTRKGAQVSKAPFDGIEPSWLADGRHLVYTARDRRSSVICILDTETGKSVRVSPTSFGNVMQASVWTR; from the coding sequence ATGCAAAAATTTCTCCGCCTTGCCTTGCTCTTCACGGCGTTGCTCTCGCCCGTTTTCGCGCAGCGTGACATCGGTTACGTCGACGTCGTCGCCGAAAAGAACACGCTGCCGGTGCGCGTGTCGGCCAACGAGCCGGAACTCAACCGACTCGCGCTGCAGGCGTTCGGCGCCCACGGGCGCTATCGCGTGACGGCGAGCAGCTATCAGTTCGACATCCGGTTCTCGGTGGTCACGGCCAATCAGGTGCGCGTCGATATCACCCGTGGCAGCGGCGGCACGCCGGTGGCGTCGCAGGTGTTCTCGGGGGCGAACGCCCGGCAGGCGCTGTTGCACGCGGCCGATTTCGCCGTCGAGCAGACGAACGGGATGGGCCTGAAGGGCTTCTTCACCGCTCAACTCGCGTTTATCGGCGAGCGGACCGGCAAGAAGGAGGTCTACACCGCGGACCTGTTCTTCGGCGGGGCCAAGCAGATCACCCGCGACAACGCGCTCGCACTCATGCCGCGGTGGGCGCCGGACGGCAATCGGCTGCTCTACACCAGCTTCTTCAAGTCGGGCTTCCCGGACATTTTCCAGATCGACCTCAGCACCTACCAACGGACGACCTTCGTCAGCTTCAAGGGCACGAACAGCGGCGCGCGTTTCAGTCCGAACGGCCAGCAGGTCGCGATGGTGCTGAGTGGCGAGGGCACGCCGGAGATATATCTCAGCAATGCCCAAGGCCGGCAGGTGTCGCGCAAAACCCGCTCTGATGCGGTGAAGTCCTCGCCATGTTTTTCGCCCGACGGCTCGCGGATCGTGTTCGCGATGGAGCCGGGCCCACAGCTTTACGTGATGTCGGTCGCCGGCGGCGTGCCGTCGCGAATCACCTCAGGCATCAGCAGGTACTGCGCAGAGCCAGATTGGAGTCGGGCAAATCCCAACAAGATCGCCTTCACCATGCGGGCGGGCGGCTATCAAATCGGCGTGCTCGACCTGTCGACGCGGAAAGGCGCGCAGGTTTCGAAAGCGCCGTTCGACGGGATCGAGCCCAGCTGGCTGGCGGACGGCCGCCACCTCGTTTACACGGCCCGCGACCGCCGCTCCAGCGTGATCTGCATTCTGGATACGGAGACCGGGAAGAGCGTCCGCGTGAGCCCGACCTCGTTCGGCAACGTGATGCAGGCGAGCGTCTGGACCCGCTGA